Proteins co-encoded in one Cetobacterium sp. ZOR0034 genomic window:
- a CDS encoding methionine ABC transporter ATP-binding protein, which produces MIILENVNKIYSNNFHAVKNVNLNIQKGEIFGIIGLSGAGKSSLIRLFNGLEALNSGSIKIEGTDIAKLSKKDLLEKRKRIGMIFQHFNLLKSRNVRDNIAFSLEVAGWKKSEIKTRVDELLRLVELEDKGEFYPSQLSGGQKQRVAIARALANNPKILLSDEATSALDPKTTKSILSLIKDIQKKMDLTVILITHQMEVIREICDKVAVMSNGEIIEIGKTHEIFLNPQNEVTKELISYIPAQEKEEIEFIKKPGNKVIKLMFLGSVAGDPILSKAVRKFDLDINVLGGSIDLLATMQVGHLVVELIGDLEKQNEAIEWFPSLDVGVEVVYNGI; this is translated from the coding sequence ATGATTATATTAGAGAATGTTAATAAAATTTATAGCAATAATTTTCATGCTGTAAAAAATGTAAATTTAAATATTCAAAAGGGGGAAATATTTGGAATAATAGGATTGAGTGGTGCAGGAAAATCCTCTTTGATAAGATTATTTAATGGTTTAGAAGCATTAAATAGCGGTTCTATAAAAATTGAAGGAACAGATATAGCAAAGCTTTCTAAAAAAGATTTATTGGAAAAAAGAAAGAGAATAGGAATGATATTTCAACATTTTAATCTATTAAAATCTAGAAACGTGAGAGATAATATAGCCTTTTCTTTAGAGGTTGCAGGATGGAAAAAATCAGAGATAAAAACTAGAGTTGATGAATTACTGAGATTAGTTGAACTTGAAGACAAAGGAGAATTTTATCCCTCTCAACTTTCTGGAGGTCAAAAACAAAGAGTAGCCATAGCGAGAGCTTTAGCAAATAATCCAAAGATTCTTCTATCGGATGAAGCTACTTCAGCACTAGACCCTAAAACTACAAAATCTATATTATCTTTAATAAAAGATATACAGAAAAAAATGGATTTAACAGTAATTTTAATAACTCATCAAATGGAAGTTATTAGAGAAATCTGTGATAAAGTTGCAGTTATGTCAAATGGGGAAATTATAGAAATAGGTAAAACTCATGAAATATTTTTAAATCCTCAAAATGAGGTTACAAAAGAGTTAATTTCATATATTCCAGCTCAAGAAAAAGAGGAAATTGAGTTTATAAAAAAACCAGGAAATAAAGTAATAAAACTTATGTTTTTAGGATCAGTAGCTGGTGATCCTATCTTATCTAAAGCTGTAAGAAAATTTGATTTAGATATAAATGTTTTAGGAGGATCAATTGATTTATTAGCAACAATGCAAGTAGGACATTTAGTTGTTGAATTAATAGGAGATTTAGAAAAACAAAATGAAGCTATAGAATGGTTTCCAAGTTTAGATGTAGGGGTGGAGGTAGTTTATAATGGTATTTAA
- a CDS encoding methionine ABC transporter permease has product MVFNMLIQATIETIYMVIFSAIVSLIIGFPCGILAAITSQGHIYENKVINSFLNGVINITRSFPYIILMILLLPLSRFVIGTTIGSTAAIVPLSISAAPFVARIVENCVLEVDRGVIEASESLGANNYTIITKVIIPESLPSLIQGITLLIINLIGLSAMAGAIGGGGLGDLAIRFGYNRFKLDIMIYSVLVIIALVQGIQLIGSLISNRLKKNGR; this is encoded by the coding sequence ATGGTATTTAATATGTTAATACAGGCGACAATAGAAACAATCTATATGGTTATATTTTCTGCAATTGTTTCTCTTATAATAGGTTTTCCATGTGGAATTTTAGCAGCAATAACATCACAAGGTCACATATATGAAAACAAGGTAATTAATAGCTTTTTAAATGGAGTTATAAATATTACAAGATCTTTTCCATATATCATTCTTATGATTTTGTTACTTCCGTTATCAAGATTTGTAATAGGAACTACAATAGGGAGTACAGCAGCAATTGTACCACTTTCAATATCGGCGGCTCCATTTGTAGCAAGAATTGTAGAGAATTGTGTTTTAGAGGTAGACAGAGGTGTTATAGAAGCAAGTGAGAGTCTAGGAGCTAATAATTATACAATAATAACAAAGGTAATTATACCTGAGTCATTACCATCTTTAATTCAAGGAATAACTTTGCTAATTATTAATTTAATTGGATTATCTGCAATGGCTGGAGCTATTGGAGGTGGAGGTTTAGGAGATTTAGCAATAAGATTTGGTTACAATCGTTTTAAATTAGATATTATGATATATTCAGTTTTAGTAATTATTGCTTTAGTTCAAGGGATTCAGTTAATAGGGAGTTTAATATCAAATAGATTGAAAAAAAATGGGAGGTAG
- a CDS encoding MetQ/NlpA family ABC transporter substrate-binding protein, with protein sequence MKKLVLLLGLVGSIVSYGAKLKVGASPVPHAQLLQLVKDDLKSQDVDLDIIEITDYVTPNLLLDSKELDANFFQHKPYLDTFSKEKNLKLVIAGNVHVEPLGVYSKKVDKIENLKKGGVVAIPNDPTNGGRALILLHNNGVIKLKDPTDLLATEFDIVENKNNLKFKSLDAAQIPRALKDVDLAVVNGNYALEAGLNPLTEALIIEGKESPYANLIAVREGDEKREDIQKLVKALQSEKVKEFIEKTYKGAVVTAF encoded by the coding sequence ATGAAAAAATTAGTTTTATTATTAGGATTAGTAGGTTCAATTGTAAGTTATGGAGCAAAATTGAAAGTTGGAGCTTCACCTGTTCCCCATGCACAACTATTACAGCTTGTAAAAGATGATTTAAAATCTCAAGATGTTGATTTAGATATAATTGAGATAACAGATTATGTAACACCAAATTTACTTTTAGATTCGAAAGAGTTAGATGCTAACTTCTTTCAACATAAACCTTATTTAGATACATTTTCTAAAGAAAAAAATCTGAAGTTAGTGATAGCAGGAAATGTACATGTAGAGCCGTTAGGAGTTTATTCAAAAAAAGTTGATAAAATAGAAAATTTAAAAAAAGGTGGTGTTGTAGCAATACCAAATGATCCAACAAACGGAGGAAGAGCTTTAATTTTACTTCATAATAATGGAGTTATAAAATTAAAAGATCCAACTGATCTTTTAGCAACTGAATTTGACATAGTAGAAAACAAAAATAATCTTAAATTTAAATCTTTAGATGCAGCACAAATTCCAAGAGCTTTGAAGGATGTTGATTTGGCAGTTGTAAACGGAAATTATGCTTTAGAAGCGGGACTTAATCCATTAACAGAAGCTTTAATAATAGAAGGAAAAGAATCTCCTTATGCTAATTTAATAGCAGTAAGGGAAGGGGATGAAAAAAGAGAGGATATTCAAAAATTAGTTAAAGCTTTACAAAGTGAAAAAGTAAAAGAATTTATAGAAAAAACATATAAAGGAGCAGTAGTAACTGCATTTTAA
- a CDS encoding sigma-54-dependent Fis family transcriptional regulator: MKTDLLVIKDELKKYAKTISKLFSMDVGICDKNLIRITGSGPQKIGEKIKGRANKKTLETKETTVILNPREDEICNGCSEKSCCLEVLEISTPIMYEGEIIGLISLVSFDEEQKKRVLENLKNYLDFVEQMAELISVRFIEYNENLEKTERENILSTILNTIQKGVLRFNKKGDITAINNFALKKIDLGRSIIGEKVTIDSQNDFIMEQEIYKLKVQNKELLVLGKILPFEAFGRNEKIFIFDDMNKVNEGIRELVETSNSVSLKNIIGESEFTELLKERIKHVAPSKSTVLITGESGTGKELVARALHYHSDRRNAPFVVINCAAIPESLLESELFGYVRGAFTGADKNGRMGKFELANGGVIFLDEIGDMPLYLQAKILRVLQERKVTRIGSNRDIELDIRIIAATNVDLEKKIMEKKFREDLYYRLKVIPFEVAPLRKRVEDILPITRNLIKKYNKITERYINFIDIEVERLFLNYSWPGNIRELENVVEFMFNLSDGSDILSLSTIPEKLLEEKYLDKELKKDCSLSKEDNYLEDFENIEKKYIQKALEIFGKDTEGKKIIASKMNIGLTTLYRKIQRYDI; the protein is encoded by the coding sequence ATGAAAACTGACTTATTGGTGATAAAGGATGAGTTAAAAAAATATGCTAAAACAATTTCAAAGCTATTTTCTATGGATGTAGGTATCTGTGATAAAAACTTAATAAGAATAACAGGAAGTGGCCCTCAAAAAATAGGTGAAAAAATAAAAGGTAGAGCAAACAAAAAAACATTAGAAACAAAAGAAACTACTGTTATTTTGAATCCAAGAGAGGATGAAATATGTAACGGTTGCTCAGAAAAGAGCTGTTGTTTAGAAGTTCTTGAGATATCAACGCCAATAATGTATGAAGGTGAAATAATAGGTTTAATAAGCTTAGTTTCTTTTGATGAAGAACAGAAAAAAAGAGTTTTAGAAAATTTAAAAAATTATTTAGATTTTGTAGAGCAGATGGCAGAATTAATAAGTGTTAGATTTATAGAATATAATGAAAATCTAGAAAAAACAGAAAGAGAGAACATTCTTTCTACAATATTGAATACAATTCAAAAAGGTGTTTTGAGATTTAATAAAAAAGGAGATATAACAGCAATAAATAACTTTGCATTAAAAAAAATAGATTTAGGAAGATCTATTATAGGTGAAAAAGTAACTATTGATTCTCAGAACGATTTTATCATGGAGCAAGAGATTTATAAATTAAAAGTTCAAAATAAAGAGTTACTTGTTTTAGGTAAAATTCTTCCTTTTGAAGCTTTTGGAAGAAATGAAAAGATTTTTATTTTTGATGATATGAATAAAGTAAATGAAGGAATCAGAGAATTAGTTGAAACATCTAATAGTGTTTCTTTAAAAAATATAATTGGAGAGTCTGAATTTACGGAATTACTAAAAGAAAGAATAAAACATGTAGCACCATCTAAATCTACAGTTTTGATAACGGGTGAAAGTGGAACTGGAAAAGAGCTTGTGGCTAGAGCCTTACACTACCATAGTGACAGAAGAAATGCTCCGTTTGTAGTTATAAATTGTGCAGCAATTCCAGAATCTCTTTTAGAGAGTGAGTTGTTTGGATATGTAAGAGGAGCTTTTACTGGTGCAGATAAAAATGGACGTATGGGAAAATTTGAATTAGCTAATGGAGGAGTTATATTTTTAGATGAAATAGGTGATATGCCACTTTATCTTCAAGCAAAAATTTTAAGAGTACTCCAAGAAAGAAAAGTAACAAGAATTGGCTCAAATAGAGATATAGAATTAGATATTAGAATAATTGCAGCAACTAATGTTGATTTAGAAAAAAAGATAATGGAAAAGAAGTTCAGAGAGGATCTTTATTATAGGTTAAAAGTAATTCCCTTTGAAGTAGCACCCTTAAGAAAAAGGGTTGAGGATATTCTTCCTATCACAAGAAATTTAATAAAAAAATATAATAAAATAACAGAGAGATATATAAACTTTATAGATATAGAAGTAGAGAGATTGTTTTTAAATTATTCTTGGCCAGGAAATATAAGAGAGTTAGAAAATGTTGTAGAGTTTATGTTCAACCTTTCTGATGGTAGTGATATTTTAAGTTTATCAACAATTCCTGAAAAATTATTAGAAGAGAAGTATTTAGATAAAGAATTAAAAAAGGATTGTTCTTTATCTAAAGAAGATAACTATTTAGAAGATTTTGAGAATATTGAAAAAAAATACATTCAAAAAGCTTTAGAAATATTTGGAAAAGACACTGAAGGAAAAAAAATAATAGCAAGTAAAATGAATATAGGTTTAACAACGTTATATAGAAAAATTCAGAGATATGATATCTGA
- a CDS encoding serine dehydratase subunit alpha family protein, with translation MIDKILSILNEEIVPAEGCTEPIALAYIGSKLTTILGGVPEKVEIALSGNLIKNVKSVKIPNSEGMVGIEAAVALGTILGDSKKDLMVISTIDKSRLNEVKEYLDNKKVVATKIEGDVKLHMRATGILGEDTVTIEIKDYHTNIVKIEKNGELIKGGTCDEVVTGDAMTDKEFLTVELIHDLAKTIDLELIAPIFEKVIAYNSAIANEGLKNDYGIGMGKGIYEGMQEGVYGKDLKNKIVSFASAGSDARMNGCSMPVMTTSGSGNQGMSASLPVIKYCEEKGLSHEDLIRGLFFSHMTTIHIKSNVGRLSAYCGVVCAGGGVAGALAFLDGLSLDRIDSAIETTLATLSGMLCDGAKSSCATKIASSIGMAFDSYYLSKKKRNFEYGEGIVGKNVEATLANVKVLAQEGLRKTDEVVLEIMLNN, from the coding sequence ATGATAGATAAAATTTTAAGTATTTTAAATGAAGAGATAGTTCCGGCAGAAGGGTGTACAGAGCCAATAGCTTTAGCTTATATAGGAAGTAAATTAACAACAATATTAGGTGGAGTTCCAGAGAAAGTTGAAATAGCTCTTTCAGGAAATTTAATAAAAAATGTTAAAAGTGTAAAGATTCCTAATTCAGAAGGAATGGTAGGAATTGAAGCAGCAGTTGCGTTAGGAACAATATTGGGGGATTCAAAAAAAGATTTAATGGTTATATCAACAATTGATAAATCAAGATTAAATGAAGTTAAAGAGTATTTAGACAATAAAAAAGTAGTAGCTACTAAAATTGAAGGAGATGTAAAACTTCATATGAGAGCTACTGGAATTTTAGGTGAAGATACAGTAACTATAGAGATAAAAGATTATCATACAAATATTGTTAAGATAGAAAAAAATGGTGAATTAATAAAAGGTGGAACTTGTGATGAAGTTGTTACAGGGGATGCTATGACAGATAAAGAGTTTTTAACAGTAGAGTTAATTCATGACTTGGCTAAAACAATAGATTTAGAGTTAATCGCTCCGATTTTTGAAAAGGTTATAGCTTACAATTCAGCTATAGCAAATGAAGGACTAAAAAATGATTATGGAATCGGAATGGGTAAAGGAATATATGAGGGAATGCAAGAGGGAGTTTACGGTAAAGATTTAAAAAATAAAATCGTAAGTTTTGCAAGTGCAGGAAGTGACGCTAGAATGAATGGATGTTCGATGCCTGTAATGACAACAAGTGGAAGTGGAAACCAAGGAATGTCAGCTTCTTTACCAGTTATAAAATATTGTGAAGAAAAAGGATTATCACATGAAGATTTAATTAGAGGACTATTCTTCTCACATATGACAACAATTCATATAAAATCAAATGTAGGAAGATTATCTGCTTATTGTGGTGTTGTTTGTGCAGGTGGAGGAGTAGCAGGAGCTTTAGCGTTCTTAGATGGTTTATCTTTAGATAGAATTGATTCGGCGATTGAAACAACATTAGCAACATTATCAGGAATGCTTTGTGATGGTGCAAAAAGTTCTTGTGCAACAAAGATTGCGAGCTCGATAGGGATGGCATTTGATTCATACTATTTATCTAAGAAAAAGAGAAACTTTGAATATGGTGAAGGAATAGTAGGAAAGAATGTTGAAGCGACACTAGCGAACGTAAAAGTTTTAGCTCAAGAGGGACTAAGAAAAACAGATGAAGTTGTTTTAGAAATAATGTTAAATAACTAA
- a CDS encoding CoA-disulfide reductase, with translation MKIIIIGGVAAGMSAAAKASRLNKNAELVIYEKTEIVSWGACGLPYYVGDFFEDPNNMIARPVEKFIEAGMNIKIKHEVIGIDVEKKEVTIKNLVTDEIFTDNYDKLMVATGAHAIMPPIKNLSAKGVYTLKDYTDGIELKEEILKEENQEIVIVGAGYIGLEVAEAAKHLGKRSVRIIQLGDRVLLESFDKEITDVMEEEIRAHEGVELHLEEVVEEILEENGKVVGVKTNKGQYPANIVVISTGVRPNTAFLKETGIKMLGNGALVIDNHGRTSIDSIYSAGDCATVPHLVRNEDVYIPLATTANKIGRVVGENLAGLETEFKGTLGSAAVKVMEVEAGRTGITEAEAIKMGINYKTVFIKDKNQTNYYPGREDIFVKLIYDADTRVLLGGQIAGKKGAVLRVDSLATAIYSKLTVDEIGMMDFCYAPPFARTWDVMNVAGNVAK, from the coding sequence ATGAAAATAATAATTATCGGTGGAGTTGCTGCTGGAATGTCAGCTGCGGCAAAAGCAAGCAGATTAAACAAAAATGCAGAATTAGTAATCTATGAAAAGACAGAGATAGTTTCATGGGGAGCATGTGGATTACCTTATTATGTAGGAGATTTCTTTGAAGATCCAAACAACATGATAGCTAGACCTGTAGAAAAATTTATAGAAGCAGGAATGAATATTAAAATAAAGCATGAAGTAATTGGAATAGATGTTGAAAAGAAAGAGGTAACTATTAAGAATTTAGTGACTGATGAGATATTCACAGACAACTATGACAAGTTAATGGTAGCAACAGGAGCTCACGCTATTATGCCTCCTATTAAAAATTTATCAGCAAAAGGTGTATACACTTTAAAAGATTATACTGATGGAATCGAGCTAAAAGAGGAGATTTTAAAAGAGGAAAATCAAGAGATTGTAATTGTAGGAGCTGGATATATCGGTCTTGAAGTCGCTGAAGCTGCAAAGCATTTAGGAAAAAGAAGTGTAAGAATCATCCAACTTGGAGATAGAGTTTTATTAGAAAGTTTTGATAAAGAAATTACTGATGTTATGGAAGAAGAGATCAGAGCTCATGAAGGTGTAGAGCTACATTTAGAAGAGGTTGTAGAAGAGATTCTTGAAGAGAATGGAAAAGTTGTTGGAGTAAAAACAAACAAAGGTCAATATCCAGCAAATATAGTAGTTATTTCAACAGGTGTTAGACCAAATACAGCTTTCTTAAAAGAAACAGGAATTAAAATGTTAGGAAATGGTGCTTTAGTAATTGATAACCATGGAAGAACAAGTATTGATTCAATCTATTCAGCAGGAGATTGTGCAACAGTTCCACATCTGGTAAGAAATGAAGATGTATATATTCCATTGGCAACAACAGCTAATAAAATTGGAAGAGTTGTTGGAGAAAACTTAGCTGGATTAGAAACTGAGTTCAAAGGAACTTTAGGTTCGGCAGCAGTTAAAGTAATGGAAGTAGAAGCTGGAAGAACAGGAATTACAGAAGCTGAAGCTATAAAAATGGGGATTAATTATAAAACAGTATTCATAAAAGATAAAAATCAAACAAACTATTATCCAGGTAGAGAGGATATATTTGTAAAATTAATATATGATGCAGATACAAGAGTTCTTTTAGGAGGGCAAATAGCAGGAAAGAAAGGTGCTGTATTAAGAGTTGATTCTTTAGCAACAGCAATCTATTCAAAATTAACTGTAGATGAAATTGGAATGATGGATTTCTGTTATGCACCACCATTCGCAAGAACATGGGATGTAATGAACGTAGCTGGAAACGTAGCAAAATAA
- a CDS encoding cation:dicarboxylate symporter family transporter, producing MNNVFFEQFLMISDLKTVGFLVALLVILYLINMLPKKKFNFSAKVMVATVVGLILGLAIQVVAGFPEDPMKLVFVRETTLWYSLLGGGFISLIRMLVIPLVMVSIIHVIINMKEDANLGDLVKRSLVITLVMVAISVGVGLLLGNIFQVGKLSSDAVATVATTGGRQIREVSNIVDTLKALIPSNPVEAMVKLNIVGLVIFSAVVGVAAKRMSKKYMDIVKPFFDLINAAQKIIVSMAMSIIRWMPLAVVPLLANTIAQKGIGAIAEVGKFIAVLYLATAIMFVIQMVAVAFFGLNPFTYVKKSISLMILAFTSRSSVGCLPVTISTLTNKLGVSESTASFVASFGTTAGMQGCAGIFPALTIVFVTNMSGHSVDMTLIVMSIIVVAISSLGIAGIPGTATMAASVALSGTGLAAMFPLINPILAIDPIIDMPRTMLNVIGSVTNALMVDKSLGNLNTEVYQDMEAGSEANSSDDE from the coding sequence ATGAACAACGTATTTTTTGAACAATTTTTAATGATTAGTGATTTAAAAACTGTTGGTTTCTTAGTAGCTTTATTAGTTATTTTATACCTAATAAATATGTTACCAAAGAAAAAATTTAACTTTTCTGCAAAAGTTATGGTTGCAACAGTTGTCGGTTTAATTTTAGGATTAGCAATTCAAGTTGTAGCAGGATTCCCAGAGGATCCAATGAAGTTAGTATTCGTTAGAGAAACTACATTATGGTATAGTTTACTTGGTGGAGGATTTATATCTTTAATAAGAATGCTAGTTATTCCTCTAGTAATGGTTTCAATTATTCATGTTATTATCAACATGAAAGAGGATGCTAACCTAGGAGATTTAGTAAAGAGAAGTTTAGTTATTACTTTAGTAATGGTAGCTATCTCTGTTGGTGTAGGATTACTTTTAGGAAATATATTCCAAGTTGGAAAACTTTCATCTGATGCAGTAGCAACAGTAGCAACAACAGGTGGAAGACAAATTAGAGAAGTAAGTAACATAGTTGATACATTAAAAGCTTTAATTCCTTCAAATCCTGTTGAAGCAATGGTTAAATTAAACATTGTAGGATTAGTAATATTCTCAGCAGTAGTTGGAGTAGCAGCAAAAAGAATGTCAAAGAAATATATGGATATCGTAAAGCCATTCTTTGATTTAATCAATGCAGCTCAAAAGATAATTGTATCTATGGCAATGAGTATCATTAGATGGATGCCTTTAGCAGTAGTACCACTTTTAGCAAATACAATTGCACAAAAAGGTATTGGGGCAATAGCAGAAGTAGGAAAATTCATAGCAGTTTTATACTTAGCAACAGCAATTATGTTTGTTATTCAAATGGTAGCAGTAGCATTCTTCGGATTAAATCCATTTACATATGTTAAAAAGAGTATCTCATTAATGATCTTAGCATTTACTTCAAGATCAAGTGTTGGTTGTTTACCAGTAACAATTTCAACATTAACTAACAAATTAGGTGTTAGTGAGTCAACTGCAAGTTTCGTAGCAAGTTTTGGTACAACAGCAGGAATGCAAGGATGTGCAGGAATATTCCCAGCATTAACAATAGTATTCGTAACTAATATGAGTGGACACTCTGTAGATATGACATTAATAGTTATGTCAATAATAGTTGTGGCAATCAGTTCGTTAGGAATCGCAGGAATTCCAGGAACGGCAACAATGGCAGCATCAGTAGCTTTATCAGGTACTGGTTTAGCAGCTATGTTCCCTTTAATCAATCCAATTTTAGCAATCGACCCAATTATCGATATGCCTAGAACAATGTTAAACGTAATCGGATCGGTTACAAATGCATTAATGGTTGATAAGAGTTTAGGAAATCTAAATACTGAAGTTTATCAAGATATGGAAGCAGGAAGTGAAGCAAACTCTTCTGATGATGAATAA
- a CDS encoding ABC transporter ATP-binding protein produces the protein MKITSSKSLLYYLKKERKLLLFFLSIRLAMTAIDIYSPLLIKNLIDEALPTKNINLLLKFSIILIVLYILRLAFAVHSQANGKLMGSKIKQSMRNDLVKKLLSQPAEFFKKNQSGDLISRVISDLDSVSTLCHRGLEDFIFSVITIIASIFIMIDFDLKLSLITLFPLPLTLFFVYKENKKMKAGHRLVRKNSGILSSNFHDTLRTISFLKDNHLEKYAENKFLEKNQSLLNSEKENMIPSSLIVSGVTFYSNITQLIIILAGGYLYIKDGVTMGIILSFLLLVDRFRLRIMRMVGLVDIYQKGISGVNRFNEIINLKDRPDGNFDFNEQIKSIEFKDISFSFEENSILKNFNLKINKGEKIALVGESGIGKSTTASLLKRSLIPTEGKILINGIPLNEITFKSYLSKLAIVDQSDYIINGSMIENITLVKENFSDEEIKFAIDKSYVYEIFDKFSLGKDTIIGEGGVHASSGQKQKIAMARLFLKNPDLILLDEATNALDIINEKSILKNIKEEYSDRILIAITHRLSLLEDFDKIYVLGENNIVEEGSFSELLASKGKFYKLYNGIR, from the coding sequence ATGAAAATAACTTCATCTAAATCTTTGTTATATTATTTAAAAAAAGAAAGAAAATTACTACTCTTTTTTCTTTCGATAAGACTAGCAATGACTGCTATAGATATCTACTCTCCTCTTTTAATAAAAAATTTAATTGATGAGGCCTTACCAACTAAAAATATAAATCTACTGCTAAAGTTTTCAATAATTTTAATAGTTTTATATATACTTCGTCTAGCTTTTGCAGTTCATTCTCAAGCTAATGGAAAACTTATGGGAAGTAAAATAAAACAATCCATGAGAAATGACCTTGTGAAGAAATTATTATCTCAACCTGCTGAATTTTTTAAAAAAAATCAAAGTGGTGATCTAATTTCTAGAGTAATAAGTGATTTAGATAGTGTTTCAACACTTTGTCACAGAGGATTAGAAGACTTTATATTTTCGGTTATTACAATTATTGCATCCATTTTCATTATGATTGATTTTGATTTAAAGTTATCTCTAATAACTTTATTTCCTCTTCCATTGACTCTTTTCTTTGTATATAAAGAAAATAAAAAAATGAAGGCTGGACATAGATTGGTACGAAAAAACTCAGGAATACTATCCTCTAATTTTCATGACACTCTAAGAACCATCTCATTTTTAAAAGATAATCATTTAGAAAAATATGCAGAAAATAAATTTCTAGAAAAAAATCAATCTTTATTGAATAGCGAGAAGGAAAATATGATTCCATCTAGTTTAATTGTTTCTGGAGTTACATTCTATTCTAATATAACCCAACTTATAATTATACTCGCAGGTGGATATCTATATATAAAAGATGGTGTTACTATGGGGATTATACTATCTTTCTTATTGCTTGTTGATCGATTTAGATTACGTATTATGAGAATGGTTGGCTTAGTTGATATTTATCAGAAAGGAATATCTGGAGTTAATCGTTTTAATGAGATTATAAATTTAAAAGATAGACCTGACGGTAATTTTGATTTCAACGAGCAGATTAAATCTATCGAATTTAAAGATATAAGCTTCTCTTTTGAAGAAAACAGTATTTTAAAAAACTTTAATCTAAAAATAAATAAAGGCGAAAAAATCGCTTTAGTCGGTGAAAGTGGAATCGGAAAAAGTACTACTGCTTCTCTTTTAAAAAGATCTCTTATTCCAACTGAAGGTAAAATCTTAATCAATGGAATTCCTTTAAACGAAATAACTTTTAAAAGTTATTTAAGCAAATTGGCCATTGTAGATCAAAGTGATTATATAATCAATGGAAGCATGATTGAAAACATTACTCTTGTTAAAGAAAATTTCTCAGATGAAGAGATAAAATTTGCAATCGATAAATCCTATGTATATGAGATTTTTGATAAGTTTTCTCTTGGAAAAGACACTATAATTGGAGAAGGAGGAGTTCATGCTAGCTCTGGACAAAAACAAAAGATTGCCATGGCTAGATTATTCTTAAAAAATCCAGATTTAATTCTCTTAGATGAAGCTACAAATGCACTAGATATCATAAATGAGAAATCTATTTTAAAAAATATAAAAGAGGAATATAGCGATAGAATTCTTATAGCTATAACTCATAGATTAAGTTTACTAGAGGATTTTGATAAAATTTATGTCCTTGGTGAAAATAATATTGTTGAAGAAGGAAGCTTCTCAGAACTTTTGGCTTCAAAAGGAAAATTTTACAAACTTTACAATGGAATCAGATAA